A single genomic interval of Seriola aureovittata isolate HTS-2021-v1 ecotype China chromosome 10, ASM2101889v1, whole genome shotgun sequence harbors:
- the LOC130176329 gene encoding uncharacterized protein C3orf20-like isoform X2 has translation MTSSGQLAEYRTGPLYFFDQPRRRNRVRGTRSNILHFNGAHEGAQSEDKTQRYRENDNKESDELTKRLSGETCGDSKPDTSSAVGASLDTKDHSPVDAYKRAAPQILNELARLLSQHKWTEEGCIPHGVVNILNYSWQDVTAGVVHPKSPEHTPKRRRSKGSWKSAETPRQVSASGRRETGQRSSGVVGSSGPSERKPQVSINPRVKKRKQNCSEAHNSSTVSFSISSSSCKDPGWIIQPKQPSYDEPQRISLCQWVVERLHAARNPEKLQTAGQNLNKPLILRHYGEARAKLKDGRARRKAQPATLVNGIPQIPKVKLQVPARQKLHYRIDDGSSFIYYPSGCMAVCQSHSGLSYGGFYTNVFSDSEFPVMLATITAFGRGAVTHPLSSSITAVWDQDGGLISDHYGNITKEWSWQTDRALKEKIVIQLSDLISVMLLSGTSAMLNFRCNNESIQLPLSALPNINQSKETLCLQTDVKFTSDAAQDLLLARTIKSPAVVLQSKRNLTLSPVSQMVREMEGLEEPSARWRRGGLAGRELKKLQKRVRNTLEDWLDYYRAATGIKCPDTERMPAAPLRTRLRREVQSAALPPLNPPERADAKPNQPEECRTELQELHRHLSASAERPADSSVRLPRTTKKRSKEEPHVTQIGPLQIHGNIKPESVIIPKSPESQPAAVTRCPAPSSLTPSVPLTVCPVLLRAALLGEGRRRRCCCCSVTLMPVVTDLEYDTFVMGQPPHSQQILVVCVTLPRQPISNTHAVPDQEALEQLYRRRNKHRTMPCSQCQMDSFRLVRYEMSTEKLSCGSENILLQQRHNASPGMVLMYIRGKLLFVGYIFGGRSCSVRDLQKQISRTRGDYRLGLSLPPDYKFSDTVNNPTATDAHNSQHATLKEGDGATLPASVEKANERRTTEASHRRHRGFCIKPKKKNPAFPNVPVISH, from the exons ATGACTTCTTCTGGTCAGCTGGCAGAATACAGAACTGGGCCTTTGTATTTCTTTGACCAG CCAAGAAGACGAAACCGAGTTAGAGGCACACGGagcaacattttgcattttaatgggGCACATGAAGGAGCGCAGTCGGAGGACAAGACACAAAG GTATCGGGAGAATGACAACAAAGAAAGTGATGAGCTCACTAAGAGGCTGTCAGGTGAAACATGTGGGGACAGTAAACCTGATACCTCATCTGCTGTCGGTGCCTCACTCGATACGAAGGACCACAGTCCGGTGGACGCGTACAAGCGAGCGGCCCCTCAGATATTAAATGAACTGGCCCGTCTTCTTTCACAACATAAGTGGACTGAGGAGGGCTGTATTCCTCACGGGGTTGTAAATATTCTCAATTACTCCTGGCAGGATGTGACCGCAGGGGTGGTGCATCCAAAAAGTCCGGAACACACACCCAAACGACGAAGGTCCAAAGGTTCATGGAAGTCGGCCGAAACTCCCCGCCAGGTGTCCGCCAGTGGCAGGAGGGAGACGGGACAGAGAAGCTCGGGTGTTGTGGGAAGTTCAGGTCCCTCAGAGAGGAAACCACAAGTTAGCATAAATCCACGTGTGAAAAAGCGCAAACAAAACTGCAGTGAAG CTCACAACTCCTCAACCGTGAGTTTCTCTATCTCATCCAGCAGCTGTAAAGACCCAG GTTGGATCATTCAGCCAAAGCAGCCCTCCTATGATGAGCCTCAGCGGATCAGTTTGTGTCAGTGGGTGGTGGAGCGACTGCACGCGGCCAGAAACCCTGA AAAATTGCAAACAGCTGGACAGAACCTGAACAAGCCTCTCATACTCCGTCACTATGGAGAAGCAAGGGCAAAACTGAAGGACGGCAGAGCCAGGAGAAAGGCCCAGCCTGCCACTTTAGTTAACGGGATACCCCAGATACCAAAGGTGAAGCTGCAGGTTCCAGCACGGCAGAAACTACACTACAGGATCGACGACGGCTCCTCATTTATATA CTATCCATCTGGTTGTATGGCAGTGTGCCAGAGCCACTCAGGTCTGTCCTATGGAGGCTTCTATACCAACGTGTTCAGTGACAGTGAGTTTCCCGTTATGCTGGCGACTATCACAGCGTTTGGGCGTGGGGCTGTTACACACCCTCTCAG ctcctctatTACAGCAGTGTGGGACCAGGATGGTGGATTGATAAGTGACCACTATGGGAACATCACTAAGGAGTGGAGCTGGCAGACTGATCGTGCACTGAAGGAGAAAATCGTTATACAG TTGTCAGATCTGATCTCTGTGATGCTGCTCAGCGGTACCTCTGCCATGCTTAACTTCAGGTGTAACAATGAAAGTATTCAACTTCCTCTTTCTGCCTTGCCTAACATTAACCAATCTAAGGAAACG CTGTGCTTGCAGACTGATGTAAAGTTTACATCTGATGCTGCTCAAGACCTCCTGCTGGCAAGGACGATAAAATCCCCTGCTGTGGTCCTACAGAGCAAGAGGAACCTGACACTCAGTCCT GTCTCCCAGATGgtcagagagatggaggggctGGAGGAGCCGTCAGCAcggtggagaagaggagggctTGCTGGCAGGGAGCTGAAAAAGCTTCAGAAGAGAGTGCGAAACACCCTGGAGGACTGGCTGGATTATTACCGTGCAGCCACTG gCATCAAGTGTCCTGACACAGAGCGGATGCCAGCTGCCCCACTGAGGACCAGGCTGAGGAGAGAGGTGCAGTcagctgctctgcctcctctgaACCCACCTGAGCGGGCAGATGCAAAACCAAACCAGCCAGAGGAGTGCAGGACTGAGCTACAGGAGCTGCACAGACACCTGTCAGCGTCAGCAGAAAGACCTGCTGACTCTTCAGTCAGGCTGCCAAG GACGACTAAAAAGCGATCAAAGGAGGAGCCCCATGTCACGCAGATAGGACCTCTTCAAATTCACGGCAACATCAAGCCGGA GTCAGTGATTATTCCAAAGAGTCCAGAGTCGCAGCCTGCTGCTGTCACCCGTTGCCCAGCCCCGTCGTCACTCACCCCCTCCGTCCCCCTCACAGTGTGCCCTGTGCTGCTGCGAGCTGCCCTGCTGGGGGAGGGGAGGCGGAggcggtgctgctgctgcagtgtgacaCTGATGCCAGTGGTGACGGACCTGGAGTACGATACCTTTGTGATGGGCCAGCCTCCACACAGTCAACAGATCCTGGTGGTGTGTGTGACTCTGCCACGCCAGCCCATCAGTAACACACACGCAGTGCCTGACCAGGAGGCGCTGGAGCAGCTTTACAGGAGGAGGAATAAACACAGAACCATGCCATGTAGTCAG TGCCAGATGGATTCATTTCGCCTGGTGAGGTACGAGATGTCAACAGAGAAGCTGAGCTGTGGATCTGAGAacatcctgctgcagcagcgacACAATGCTTCTCCTGGGATGGTCCTG ATGTACATCAGAgggaagctgctgtttgtgggcTACATATTCGGTGGTCGCAGCTGCTCAGTCAGGGACCTTCAAAAGCAAATCTCCAGAACCAGGGGAGACTACAGATTAGGCCTGAGCCTCCCACCAGACTACAAGTTCAG TGACACAGTGAATAACCCCACAGCCACAGATGCACACAACTCACAACATGCAACACTAAAAGAAGGAGATGGTGCAACACTGCCTGCTTCAGTGGAAAAGGCCAATGAGAG AAGAACCACAGAGGCATCACACCGACGACACAGGGGCTTTTGTATcaaaccaaagaagaagaatcctGCATTTCCTAATGTTCCTGTTATTTCACACTGA
- the LOC130176329 gene encoding uncharacterized protein C3orf20-like isoform X1 yields MTSSGQLAEYRTGPLYFFDQPRRRNRVRGTRSNILHFNGAHEGAQSEDKTQRYRENDNKESDELTKRLSGETCGDSKPDTSSAVGASLDTKDHSPVDAYKRAAPQILNELARLLSQHKWTEEGCIPHGVVNILNYSWQDVTAGVVHPKSPEHTPKRRRSKGSWKSAETPRQVSASGRRETGQRSSGVVGSSGPSERKPQVSINPRVKKRKQNCSEAHNSSTVSFSISSSSCKDPGWIIQPKQPSYDEPQRISLCQWVVERLHAARNPEKLQTAGQNLNKPLILRHYGEARAKLKDGRARRKAQPATLVNGIPQIPKVKLQVPARQKLHYRIDDGSSFIYYPSGCMAVCQSHSGLSYGGFYTNVFSDSEFPVMLATITAFGRGAVTHPLSSSITAVWDQDGGLISDHYGNITKEWSWQTDRALKEKIVIQLSDLISVMLLSGTSAMLNFRCNNESIQLPLSALPNINQSKETLCLQTDVKFTSDAAQDLLLARTIKSPAVVLQSKRNLTLSPVSVCSREVSQMVREMEGLEEPSARWRRGGLAGRELKKLQKRVRNTLEDWLDYYRAATGIKCPDTERMPAAPLRTRLRREVQSAALPPLNPPERADAKPNQPEECRTELQELHRHLSASAERPADSSVRLPRTTKKRSKEEPHVTQIGPLQIHGNIKPESVIIPKSPESQPAAVTRCPAPSSLTPSVPLTVCPVLLRAALLGEGRRRRCCCCSVTLMPVVTDLEYDTFVMGQPPHSQQILVVCVTLPRQPISNTHAVPDQEALEQLYRRRNKHRTMPCSQCQMDSFRLVRYEMSTEKLSCGSENILLQQRHNASPGMVLMYIRGKLLFVGYIFGGRSCSVRDLQKQISRTRGDYRLGLSLPPDYKFSDTVNNPTATDAHNSQHATLKEGDGATLPASVEKANERRTTEASHRRHRGFCIKPKKKNPAFPNVPVISH; encoded by the exons ATGACTTCTTCTGGTCAGCTGGCAGAATACAGAACTGGGCCTTTGTATTTCTTTGACCAG CCAAGAAGACGAAACCGAGTTAGAGGCACACGGagcaacattttgcattttaatgggGCACATGAAGGAGCGCAGTCGGAGGACAAGACACAAAG GTATCGGGAGAATGACAACAAAGAAAGTGATGAGCTCACTAAGAGGCTGTCAGGTGAAACATGTGGGGACAGTAAACCTGATACCTCATCTGCTGTCGGTGCCTCACTCGATACGAAGGACCACAGTCCGGTGGACGCGTACAAGCGAGCGGCCCCTCAGATATTAAATGAACTGGCCCGTCTTCTTTCACAACATAAGTGGACTGAGGAGGGCTGTATTCCTCACGGGGTTGTAAATATTCTCAATTACTCCTGGCAGGATGTGACCGCAGGGGTGGTGCATCCAAAAAGTCCGGAACACACACCCAAACGACGAAGGTCCAAAGGTTCATGGAAGTCGGCCGAAACTCCCCGCCAGGTGTCCGCCAGTGGCAGGAGGGAGACGGGACAGAGAAGCTCGGGTGTTGTGGGAAGTTCAGGTCCCTCAGAGAGGAAACCACAAGTTAGCATAAATCCACGTGTGAAAAAGCGCAAACAAAACTGCAGTGAAG CTCACAACTCCTCAACCGTGAGTTTCTCTATCTCATCCAGCAGCTGTAAAGACCCAG GTTGGATCATTCAGCCAAAGCAGCCCTCCTATGATGAGCCTCAGCGGATCAGTTTGTGTCAGTGGGTGGTGGAGCGACTGCACGCGGCCAGAAACCCTGA AAAATTGCAAACAGCTGGACAGAACCTGAACAAGCCTCTCATACTCCGTCACTATGGAGAAGCAAGGGCAAAACTGAAGGACGGCAGAGCCAGGAGAAAGGCCCAGCCTGCCACTTTAGTTAACGGGATACCCCAGATACCAAAGGTGAAGCTGCAGGTTCCAGCACGGCAGAAACTACACTACAGGATCGACGACGGCTCCTCATTTATATA CTATCCATCTGGTTGTATGGCAGTGTGCCAGAGCCACTCAGGTCTGTCCTATGGAGGCTTCTATACCAACGTGTTCAGTGACAGTGAGTTTCCCGTTATGCTGGCGACTATCACAGCGTTTGGGCGTGGGGCTGTTACACACCCTCTCAG ctcctctatTACAGCAGTGTGGGACCAGGATGGTGGATTGATAAGTGACCACTATGGGAACATCACTAAGGAGTGGAGCTGGCAGACTGATCGTGCACTGAAGGAGAAAATCGTTATACAG TTGTCAGATCTGATCTCTGTGATGCTGCTCAGCGGTACCTCTGCCATGCTTAACTTCAGGTGTAACAATGAAAGTATTCAACTTCCTCTTTCTGCCTTGCCTAACATTAACCAATCTAAGGAAACG CTGTGCTTGCAGACTGATGTAAAGTTTACATCTGATGCTGCTCAAGACCTCCTGCTGGCAAGGACGATAAAATCCCCTGCTGTGGTCCTACAGAGCAAGAGGAACCTGACACTCAGTCCT GTGTCTGTGTGCTCCCGGGAGGTCTCCCAGATGgtcagagagatggaggggctGGAGGAGCCGTCAGCAcggtggagaagaggagggctTGCTGGCAGGGAGCTGAAAAAGCTTCAGAAGAGAGTGCGAAACACCCTGGAGGACTGGCTGGATTATTACCGTGCAGCCACTG gCATCAAGTGTCCTGACACAGAGCGGATGCCAGCTGCCCCACTGAGGACCAGGCTGAGGAGAGAGGTGCAGTcagctgctctgcctcctctgaACCCACCTGAGCGGGCAGATGCAAAACCAAACCAGCCAGAGGAGTGCAGGACTGAGCTACAGGAGCTGCACAGACACCTGTCAGCGTCAGCAGAAAGACCTGCTGACTCTTCAGTCAGGCTGCCAAG GACGACTAAAAAGCGATCAAAGGAGGAGCCCCATGTCACGCAGATAGGACCTCTTCAAATTCACGGCAACATCAAGCCGGA GTCAGTGATTATTCCAAAGAGTCCAGAGTCGCAGCCTGCTGCTGTCACCCGTTGCCCAGCCCCGTCGTCACTCACCCCCTCCGTCCCCCTCACAGTGTGCCCTGTGCTGCTGCGAGCTGCCCTGCTGGGGGAGGGGAGGCGGAggcggtgctgctgctgcagtgtgacaCTGATGCCAGTGGTGACGGACCTGGAGTACGATACCTTTGTGATGGGCCAGCCTCCACACAGTCAACAGATCCTGGTGGTGTGTGTGACTCTGCCACGCCAGCCCATCAGTAACACACACGCAGTGCCTGACCAGGAGGCGCTGGAGCAGCTTTACAGGAGGAGGAATAAACACAGAACCATGCCATGTAGTCAG TGCCAGATGGATTCATTTCGCCTGGTGAGGTACGAGATGTCAACAGAGAAGCTGAGCTGTGGATCTGAGAacatcctgctgcagcagcgacACAATGCTTCTCCTGGGATGGTCCTG ATGTACATCAGAgggaagctgctgtttgtgggcTACATATTCGGTGGTCGCAGCTGCTCAGTCAGGGACCTTCAAAAGCAAATCTCCAGAACCAGGGGAGACTACAGATTAGGCCTGAGCCTCCCACCAGACTACAAGTTCAG TGACACAGTGAATAACCCCACAGCCACAGATGCACACAACTCACAACATGCAACACTAAAAGAAGGAGATGGTGCAACACTGCCTGCTTCAGTGGAAAAGGCCAATGAGAG AAGAACCACAGAGGCATCACACCGACGACACAGGGGCTTTTGTATcaaaccaaagaagaagaatcctGCATTTCCTAATGTTCCTGTTATTTCACACTGA